The genomic DNA GCTGTATTGGCGGTGACCTCTTGCTGGTCCGTCACCAGCTCGAGCCGGGTCGTGGGCCGGGAAGTGATGGGGGTGGTGACCACCCCGGGGAACGAGAACGACGAAAATGATGCCGGTAAAATCGAAGCGCCGACGCCGGCGGCAACCAGACCCATCACGTTTTCCTGGTTCACTGCGCGTTGCACGACTCGCGGCGGGTGACCCAGATGGTGGAAGATTTCCATAATATTGGTGACATAGCCCGGCATCGACTGATACGGGAAGAGCACCAGCGGAAGTTTGATGAGATCTTCCGGGGACACGGCCTCTTGGCTGGCGAGTCCATGGTTCGATGGCAACACGGCGACCATTTGTTCAGTCAACAGCGTGGTGAACTGGAGCCCAGACTGTAATGGTGCATCGCGCATGATGCCGATATCCAGGCGGTTTTCCAGTAACGCTTCGACTTGCTCACCGGTGGCCATTGGCT from Enteractinococcus fodinae includes the following:
- a CDS encoding LysR family transcriptional regulator; translation: MELRQLEYFMAVAEELHFGRAAARLHISQPPLTVHIKRLEEELGVTLFDRTSRRVSLTAEGARFQDLIRPILQDLDEAVEDIREIKAGRRGRVRVGFVSSASYELIPAGVRDVRLQHPGIQLDLQPMATGEQVEALLENRLDIGIMRDAPLQSGLQFTTLLTEQMVAVLPSNHGLASQEAVSPEDLIKLPLVLFPYQSMPGYVTNIMEIFHHLGHPPRVVQRAVNQENVMGLVAAGVGASILPASFSSFSFPGVVTTPITSRPTTRLELVTDQQEVTANTAAVVAVISDAAARISRKSAAK